A part of Chloroflexota bacterium genomic DNA contains:
- a CDS encoding response regulator transcription factor, translated as MIVDDHKVVRSGLSTFLMAYDDLELVAQADSGEKAIAVCHMNKPDVVLMDLVMPKMNGAEATEAILKNCPEVKVIALTSFKEQDLVEGALKAGAIGYLLKDVDADDLANAIRQAYAGKPTLAPEAAQILIQASRQVYHPGIDLTGREREVLGLLVEGRTNPEIAEILVVSKSTVKFHVSSILNKLQVSSRTEAVAKALQENLLSH; from the coding sequence ATGATCGTTGATGACCACAAGGTGGTCCGCAGCGGTCTCAGTACTTTTCTGATGGCTTATGATGATCTTGAGCTGGTGGCACAGGCGGATAGCGGCGAAAAAGCGATTGCGGTTTGCCATATGAATAAACCGGATGTGGTTCTAATGGATCTTGTCATGCCGAAGATGAACGGGGCCGAAGCTACGGAAGCGATCCTGAAAAACTGTCCCGAAGTTAAGGTTATTGCGCTGACAAGCTTTAAGGAGCAGGATTTGGTGGAAGGAGCTCTGAAAGCCGGCGCCATTGGGTATCTGTTGAAAGACGTGGATGCCGACGATCTGGCAAATGCCATTCGGCAAGCTTATGCCGGAAAGCCGACCCTGGCACCTGAAGCAGCCCAGATCCTGATCCAGGCCTCCCGCCAGGTTTATCATCCCGGCATTGACCTGACCGGGCGTGAACGAGAAGTGCTTGGCCTGCTGGTGGAAGGGCGGACCAACCCGGAAATTGCGGAGATACTGGTTGTTAGTAAATCAACGGTAAAATTCCATGTGAGCAGCATCCTGAATAAACTGCAAGTCTCGAGTCGGACTGAAGCCGTCGCGAAGGCCTTGCAGGAAAACCTTCTTTCCCACTAA
- a CDS encoding GAF domain-containing protein: MALWGGGINKANPSTRAFGFYQHNSRNTNSPAADNITALAYDAIRNSLWIGTADSGLDRMNLVTGAFTHFEADPASLTGLKNNEIVLLDVGPDGTLYVSTADGVLQYYDPDIPGFNPVSIKYMVIASDSETTAIAHDSKGSLWFSQDTGELLRLDSSKGQIERYQLTSTALPGLEADMVVTIFVDENGIVWLGTESQGLVRLDSASGEIEAYQYNGTSSGPSHNSITNIVSDNTGTLWLGTAGGGLNRFDPLTEQFSYYTTQDGLPSNRVFGIAQDEFGYLWLSTGNGLARLSPDSGLVRIYDSQDGIQGSDFNPKAYAMGDDGSLYFGGVNGFNAFYPTQISENNHIPPVVITSISLFNKVLETNINDCTTTLTLTESQNFLSFEFAALDYTAPDRNQYAYMMEGLNEDFVYSGTRRYADYPNMPWGSYTFRLIAANNDALWNSDGACVMINIKPPFWATWWFIGLVGLVLAASVVLGYRWRLAQSERIRKMLALQVFERTNEIERRRQIASGLSEVIRLLNTNEPLEKSLDFIVQQAVGLTSASKAVVFDRQGDLIGVRSAYPQGITRPIDLTDLQSTSAGILRESIFLDRLLIYSRIDPLTMKASRKWELVEGDYRTAICVPLLVEEAVFGGLVLFYDEERTFSPEDINLARILANQASLAITSNVLKGKAQESAVIAERNRLARDLHDAVTQTLFSTSLIAEVLPKIWAKDPEMAQKQLEELGQLTKGALGEMRTLLMELRPSALEDADPAELFKHLVNAFSGRTGVPVDFLVEAPVDCGMPVEVKNVFYRIAQEGLNNIFKHADASKVWFRFNCQGQEATLSISDDGQGFTREDIPAGHLGLEIMTERAETVGAELTLVSHLGEGTTLRLNWNVSRE, encoded by the coding sequence TTGGCACTCTGGGGGGGGGGAATCAATAAGGCTAATCCCAGCACCCGAGCGTTCGGTTTTTATCAGCATAATTCGAGAAACACCAACTCCCCGGCAGCGGATAATATCACTGCTTTGGCTTATGACGCCATAAGAAATAGTCTTTGGATTGGGACAGCGGATTCAGGCCTGGACCGGATGAACCTGGTGACCGGTGCATTCACCCATTTTGAAGCCGATCCGGCAAGCCTTACCGGCCTGAAAAACAATGAGATCGTACTGCTGGATGTGGGACCGGATGGGACTCTGTACGTCAGCACAGCTGATGGCGTGCTTCAATATTATGATCCGGATATCCCCGGATTTAATCCCGTTTCGATCAAGTATATGGTCATCGCAAGCGATTCGGAAACAACTGCTATTGCGCATGATTCGAAAGGGTCGTTGTGGTTCAGCCAAGATACTGGTGAATTGTTGCGGCTGGATTCGTCCAAGGGTCAGATCGAACGTTATCAATTGACATCCACCGCACTGCCGGGGCTTGAAGCAGATATGGTGGTGACAATCTTTGTGGATGAGAATGGGATTGTCTGGTTGGGCACGGAGTCCCAGGGATTGGTTCGGCTTGATTCTGCCAGTGGCGAGATTGAGGCCTATCAATATAACGGCACATCGAGCGGCCCAAGCCACAACAGTATCACAAATATTGTCAGCGATAATACGGGCACGTTGTGGTTGGGGACAGCCGGCGGTGGCCTAAACCGGTTTGACCCCCTCACGGAACAATTTAGCTATTACACTACCCAGGATGGGCTGCCCTCCAACCGGGTGTTTGGTATTGCCCAAGACGAATTTGGCTACCTTTGGCTCAGCACCGGCAATGGGTTAGCACGCCTAAGTCCCGATTCCGGGTTGGTGCGCATTTATGACAGCCAGGATGGGATCCAGGGCAGTGATTTTAATCCGAAAGCCTATGCGATGGGGGATGATGGCTCACTGTATTTTGGCGGTGTGAACGGCTTCAATGCTTTTTATCCGACCCAGATTTCGGAAAATAACCACATTCCACCGGTCGTGATTACCTCCATTTCCCTTTTCAATAAGGTATTGGAGACAAATATCAATGACTGCACAACGACACTCACCTTGACGGAGAGCCAGAATTTCCTTTCCTTTGAGTTTGCTGCACTGGACTATACAGCACCGGACCGGAACCAATATGCCTATATGATGGAGGGCCTGAACGAAGATTTTGTCTATTCAGGAACTCGCAGGTATGCGGATTATCCCAACATGCCCTGGGGTAGCTACACCTTCAGGCTGATCGCCGCAAATAATGATGCCCTCTGGAACTCGGATGGGGCTTGCGTAATGATCAATATCAAACCGCCTTTCTGGGCCACCTGGTGGTTCATTGGATTGGTTGGTTTAGTTCTGGCGGCGAGTGTGGTTTTGGGTTATCGTTGGCGTCTGGCGCAAAGTGAAAGGATACGCAAGATGCTGGCTTTGCAGGTCTTTGAGCGTACCAATGAAATTGAACGCCGGCGCCAAATAGCCTCAGGGTTGAGTGAGGTCATTCGTTTATTGAATACCAATGAACCGTTGGAAAAGAGCCTCGACTTTATTGTCCAACAAGCTGTTGGGCTGACCTCAGCGAGTAAAGCGGTGGTATTTGACCGCCAGGGAGACCTGATAGGGGTGCGGTCTGCCTATCCGCAAGGCATCACCCGGCCGATTGACCTGACAGACTTGCAATCCACCAGCGCCGGGATATTGCGAGAGAGCATTTTCCTAGATCGTTTATTGATCTATTCCCGGATTGATCCGCTGACAATGAAGGCCAGCCGGAAATGGGAATTGGTCGAAGGGGATTATCGCACAGCGATCTGTGTTCCCCTTTTGGTGGAGGAAGCGGTATTTGGCGGGTTGGTGTTATTCTATGACGAGGAGCGGACTTTCTCCCCGGAAGACATCAACCTAGCTAGGATCTTGGCTAATCAAGCCTCGTTGGCGATTACCAGTAATGTGCTGAAAGGCAAGGCGCAGGAATCGGCAGTGATCGCAGAACGGAATCGGCTCGCCCGTGATCTGCATGATGCCGTAACACAGACTTTGTTCTCAACCAGCCTGATTGCAGAGGTACTCCCCAAGATTTGGGCGAAAGACCCTGAGATGGCGCAGAAACAGTTGGAAGAACTTGGTCAGCTTACGAAAGGCGCGCTGGGTGAGATGCGGACTCTTTTGATGGAGTTGCGCCCTTCGGCGCTGGAAGATGCTGACCCGGCTGAATTGTTTAAACATTTAGTCAATGCCTTTTCCGGGCGGACAGGCGTGCCGGTGGATTTCTTGGTGGAAGCTCCAGTCGATTGTGGGATGCCCGTTGAAGTGAAGAATGTATTTTATCGGATCGCGCAGGAAGGCCTGAACAATATCTTCAAACATGCGGATGCCTCCAAGGTTTGGTTCCGCTTTAATTGCCAGGGGCAGGAAGCCACGCTGTCCATCAGTGATGATGGGCAGGGCTTTACCAGGGAGGATATCCCCGCTGGCCACCTGGGTTTGGAAATCATGACAGAAAGAGCGGAGACAGTTGGCGCTGAATTGACTTTGGTGAGCCATCTCGGTGAGGGAACGACTTTACGTTTGAATTGGAACGTAAGCCGGGAATAG
- a CDS encoding WD40 repeat domain-containing protein, giving the protein MLNNLREIMAHKGHITSVVFTPNSQLLLSAGMDNQVHIWTVGDWRLTKSLVGHENSVNSLSLTSDGQQVLTASTDRTVRFWDIRTGKQVQQYGFKGHTALLSLDNKVIAALDNPWLTLAEFPSGEVINRVKPFPKRTTAYAFSPIDSKIALGGQGDDISIRSFPELDLIDNIEEAHSGYVLSTRFSPSGQLLVSAGYEQKLKFWDTATWSLLAELPLEHQGVQNLAFSEDGKILAIASDHLVTLVEVNTRKIVHKEKIMPKGVYCIAFSPDGRWLVAGAADKRLRIWDILADKSN; this is encoded by the coding sequence ATGCTAAATAATTTACGTGAAATCATGGCTCACAAGGGCCATATTACAAGCGTCGTTTTCACACCGAATTCACAACTTCTATTGTCGGCCGGGATGGATAACCAGGTCCATATTTGGACCGTTGGTGATTGGCGGCTGACAAAAAGTCTTGTAGGGCATGAAAACAGCGTAAATTCACTCAGCCTTACTTCGGATGGACAGCAGGTTCTCACGGCCTCAACTGATCGAACGGTTCGTTTTTGGGATATCAGAACTGGAAAACAAGTTCAACAGTACGGTTTCAAGGGACATACGGCTTTGTTGTCCCTTGATAACAAAGTGATCGCAGCTTTGGACAATCCCTGGTTGACCCTGGCAGAATTCCCTTCTGGAGAGGTTATAAACCGTGTAAAACCTTTTCCAAAGAGAACAACAGCTTATGCCTTCTCGCCAATTGATTCAAAAATCGCATTGGGTGGCCAGGGCGATGATATTTCCATTCGTTCATTCCCTGAATTGGATTTGATTGATAATATTGAGGAAGCCCATTCAGGGTATGTCTTATCTACACGGTTCTCGCCCTCAGGGCAGCTTCTGGTTTCAGCGGGATATGAACAAAAGCTCAAGTTTTGGGATACGGCAACTTGGTCGTTGCTGGCTGAATTGCCTTTGGAGCATCAAGGGGTTCAGAATTTAGCTTTTTCCGAAGATGGAAAAATACTGGCGATTGCGAGTGATCACTTAGTCACCTTGGTTGAAGTCAACACCAGAAAGATTGTTCATAAAGAAAAAATAATGCCGAAAGGGGTCTATTGCATTGCTTTTTCACCCGATGGACGGTGGCTCGTTGCGGGTGCAGCGGATAAACGTCTGCGCATATGGGATATTTTGGCCGATAAATCGAATTAA
- a CDS encoding class I SAM-dependent methyltransferase has protein sequence MEIIEEEKPGRALDLGCGTGTNLLTLAEKGWEVTGVDMALLSVLKARRKFRKAGVSAEVFQGDVATDVLPNRQFELIFDIGCFHNLSSEGRERYRQNLQRWLTPGGVYLIYAHQKRMVQGFHGVDERDIQYFKSFLQLTWQRQGNEERPGGGGGWPSVWARFDRRFEVENAK, from the coding sequence ATGGAAATAATTGAAGAGGAAAAACCTGGCAGAGCGCTTGATCTGGGCTGTGGGACGGGAACTAACCTGCTGACCCTGGCCGAAAAGGGCTGGGAGGTCACAGGTGTGGATATGGCGTTGCTTTCCGTGCTAAAAGCGCGTCGAAAGTTCCGTAAGGCTGGGGTGTCGGCGGAGGTTTTTCAGGGAGATGTTGCAACGGATGTGTTGCCAAACCGGCAATTTGAATTGATATTTGATATTGGCTGTTTTCATAATTTATCGTCTGAAGGACGAGAGCGATATCGACAAAACCTGCAGCGTTGGTTGACACCGGGTGGCGTATATCTGATCTATGCTCATCAGAAGCGAATGGTTCAGGGCTTTCATGGTGTGGATGAACGGGATATCCAATATTTTAAGAGCTTTCTGCAGTTGACCTGGCAGCGTCAGGGGAATGAGGAGCGGCCGGGTGGCGGTGGCGGGTGGCCGTCGGTATGGGCCAGGTTCGATAGAAGATTCGAGGTGGAAAATGCTAAATAA